One window of Brevibacillus choshinensis genomic DNA carries:
- a CDS encoding YmaF family protein, with translation MNDKHSHSLRFLRIADYPSHTHSYDTQTTVSGHHRHRLFGRTSLPQGFEYQHTHYYEGTTSFDDGHITARFSS, from the coding sequence TTGAATGATAAACACAGTCATTCATTGCGTTTTTTGAGAATTGCCGATTACCCAAGCCATACACACAGTTATGACACTCAAACGACCGTAAGTGGTCATCATCGCCATCGATTGTTTGGAAGAACGTCGCTTCCACAAGGATTCGAATATCAACACACGCATTATTATGAAGGCACTACATCGTTTGACGACGGACACATTACGGCCAGGTTTTCGTCTTGA
- a CDS encoding group I truncated hemoglobin — MGTFYEKYGGEDTISKVVDYFYDLVLADDTVNHFFKNTDMDKQRRHQTKFISYALGGPNKYSGQSMAKVHEGMNLQPAHFDAIVKHLHSALTHFGVSEGDIDDALTKVGSLREDILYK, encoded by the coding sequence ATGGGTACGTTTTACGAAAAATATGGTGGAGAAGATACAATCTCTAAGGTGGTTGACTACTTTTATGACTTGGTTTTGGCTGATGATACCGTGAACCATTTTTTTAAGAACACCGATATGGATAAACAGCGAAGGCATCAAACAAAGTTCATCAGCTATGCCCTAGGTGGTCCTAATAAATATTCCGGCCAGTCGATGGCAAAGGTGCACGAAGGAATGAATCTGCAGCCAGCTCACTTTGATGCAATTGTTAAGCATTTGCATTCGGCCCTTACCCACTTTGGTGTAAGTGAAGGAGATATTGACGATGCTTTAACCAAAGTCGGATCGTTAAGGGAAGATATTCTTTACAAATAA
- a CDS encoding YjcZ family sporulation protein yields MNSKGFFEDNFALTLVLFVLLVIVACSCE; encoded by the coding sequence ATAAACAGCAAGGGATTTTTTGAAGATAACTTTGCTTTAACCTTGGTGCTCTTCGTCCTTTTAGTAATTGTTGCTTGTAGTTGCGAGTAA
- a CDS encoding GrpB family protein, with amino-acid sequence MEDQWRISKHDPEWKSLFNDIASKLRSSLGDTAIRIDHVGSTSVVGLDAKPIIDIQISVLNYDDILAYKTHIEKVGFILREENPDKTKRYFRELPGNRRTHIHVRQAGSFSEQITLLFRDYLRLHPSDCLTYAKEKHQLMELYRNERPKYVEGKGPIVWSIIKKAYAWSQEVGWKPGISDR; translated from the coding sequence ATGGAGGATCAATGGAGGATATCTAAGCATGACCCTGAATGGAAAAGTCTGTTCAATGATATCGCTTCAAAGCTAAGATCTTCTTTGGGAGATACGGCTATTCGAATTGATCATGTAGGCTCAACTTCGGTTGTTGGTTTGGATGCAAAGCCAATCATTGACATCCAAATATCTGTATTGAATTACGATGATATATTAGCTTATAAGACCCATATTGAAAAAGTAGGGTTCATTTTACGGGAAGAGAATCCGGACAAAACTAAGAGGTATTTTCGGGAGCTACCGGGCAATCGAAGAACTCATATTCACGTAAGACAAGCCGGTAGTTTTTCAGAACAAATCACTTTACTCTTTAGAGATTATTTACGGTTACACCCTTCGGATTGTTTAACGTACGCTAAAGAAAAACATCAATTAATGGAGCTTTATAGGAATGAACGCCCGAAATATGTTGAAGGAAAAGGGCCAATCGTTTGGAGTATTATAAAAAAAGCATATGCTTGGTCTCAGGAAGTAGGATGGAAACCAGGCATATCTGATAGGTAG
- a CDS encoding GNAT family N-acetyltransferase, producing the protein MEIMMMLRDVIEDDLSIFFEQQLDTTANFMAAFTAKDPSDKVAFKAHWEKILNNETIIKKTVIYSGNVAGHVSSFEQFGEREVSYWIGREYWGKGVATEALSQFLDCITIRPLYARAAKDNIASIRVLEKCGFEIKGEDKGYSNSRAEEVEEFILKLSQ; encoded by the coding sequence ATGGAAATCATGATGATGTTGCGTGACGTAATCGAAGATGACCTGTCGATTTTTTTTGAACAGCAGTTGGACACGACTGCAAATTTTATGGCCGCCTTTACTGCTAAGGACCCGTCGGATAAGGTCGCTTTTAAGGCACATTGGGAGAAGATTTTAAACAATGAGACGATAATAAAAAAGACGGTAATTTATAGTGGAAATGTGGCTGGACATGTCTCAAGCTTTGAACAGTTCGGTGAACGGGAAGTCAGCTACTGGATCGGACGTGAATACTGGGGGAAAGGTGTCGCGACTGAAGCACTCTCTCAATTTCTGGATTGTATAACCATTCGCCCCCTTTATGCTCGTGCGGCGAAGGATAACATTGCTTCCATTCGCGTATTAGAAAAGTGTGGCTTTGAGATAAAAGGGGAAGACAAGGGATACTCCAATTCACGAGCTGAGGAAGTTGAAGAATTTATCCTGAAGTTGTCTCAATAG
- a CDS encoding IS1595 family transposase, with protein sequence MDLKQLKKLADALDDSGKQELIYFLQSRTKGMTTPIHVIDEIQEQKHKEGLICPHCNSHSVVRFGKYVIKTRTGEVKRQRYRCKSCQQTFNDFTNTPLQRTRKPHLWVRFIECMIEGFSLRKCAEILHDEVTHVNLFYWRHKILAALKQIPTEPFQGIVEMDETYILFSEKGKRNISDRKPRKRGGKAKYRGISNDQICVLVARDRQKMTFSGVLGRGRIRTPKLNDSIGNYLSESNVLCTDSWRAFSSYAKSKGLDHYRFKSDGKQRVKGVYHIQNVNSYHSRLKRWIDRFYGVATKYLQHYLAWFRYLDSKEYENTTSNKKNMLVISCLLTVKETNSKLRRSAFSC encoded by the coding sequence TTGGATCTAAAGCAATTGAAGAAACTAGCTGACGCTTTGGACGATAGCGGCAAACAAGAACTTATATACTTTCTGCAATCCCGTACCAAGGGAATGACGACACCAATCCATGTAATTGATGAAATTCAGGAACAGAAACATAAAGAAGGTCTGATTTGCCCCCATTGCAACAGTCATTCGGTTGTGCGATTTGGAAAATACGTGATTAAAACACGTACTGGAGAAGTCAAAAGGCAACGTTACCGTTGTAAATCATGCCAACAAACGTTTAACGATTTTACTAACACTCCTCTTCAACGCACCAGAAAACCACACCTTTGGGTTCGATTCATCGAATGTATGATTGAGGGTTTTTCGCTAAGAAAATGTGCCGAGATATTGCATGATGAAGTAACACATGTAAATTTGTTTTACTGGCGGCATAAGATTCTTGCCGCATTGAAACAAATTCCGACAGAACCGTTTCAGGGAATCGTCGAAATGGATGAAACTTATATCTTGTTTTCTGAAAAGGGTAAAAGGAACATCTCCGACCGTAAACCCCGTAAACGTGGTGGCAAGGCTAAATACCGCGGCATCAGTAACGATCAAATATGTGTATTGGTTGCCCGTGACCGTCAGAAGATGACTTTCTCTGGCGTACTTGGTCGTGGACGTATACGTACACCCAAATTGAATGATTCAATTGGTAATTATTTGTCCGAATCAAATGTGCTTTGTACCGATTCATGGCGGGCATTCAGCTCCTATGCAAAATCGAAAGGTTTAGACCACTACCGATTTAAGTCCGATGGGAAACAACGTGTTAAAGGAGTCTATCATATTCAAAATGTAAACAGCTATCATAGCCGATTGAAGCGTTGGATTGACCGATTTTATGGAGTTGCAACCAAGTATTTGCAACATTATTTAGCGTGGTTTCGTTATTTGGACAGCAAGGAATATGAGAATACTACGTCGAATAAGAAAAATATGTTGGTCATTTCTTGCCTGTTAACAGTGAAAGAAACGAATAGCAAACTTCGACGGTCGGCTTTTTCTTGTTGA
- a CDS encoding Imm26 family immunity protein, whose product MLIQELSVEIGFVKIHLPDYTMSTFMIAQSLADEFGVETNQQAIKKLRARLKGLNNDLSKKVKTDYESGCVFIHASSKRGEEILQVALIINELAIDENRNEIDQEYIDKIRHTLLNWKRPKPQKWKVGDVFSIPLSDDTYSFGQILWEKYRSPNCALFDCKSRENLPIEKVISSPVISVLNVGSECLDSFIWKIIGDAPVKITKLDVPDVHRGESMVGARSFSTGILTDLAEAYYALRPWNTAFGEEDFYDGLLMPTITRPRNVLMK is encoded by the coding sequence ATGTTAATTCAAGAATTATCTGTTGAAATTGGCTTTGTTAAGATTCATTTACCTGATTATACTATGTCAACTTTCATGATTGCACAAAGTTTGGCGGATGAATTCGGAGTTGAGACTAACCAACAAGCGATAAAAAAACTTAGAGCAAGGCTAAAAGGTTTGAATAATGATTTGTCTAAAAAGGTCAAAACCGATTATGAAAGTGGCTGTGTGTTTATCCACGCAAGCTCAAAAAGAGGAGAAGAAATTCTTCAAGTAGCACTTATTATCAATGAACTTGCAATAGACGAAAATCGCAATGAAATTGACCAGGAATACATAGATAAAATTAGACACACATTGCTGAATTGGAAACGACCTAAACCACAGAAATGGAAAGTGGGCGATGTTTTTTCCATTCCCTTATCCGACGACACTTATTCCTTCGGGCAAATTCTATGGGAAAAGTACAGAAGTCCTAATTGTGCTCTGTTTGATTGCAAGAGCAGAGAAAACCTCCCCATAGAAAAAGTCATTTCTTCACCTGTTATTTCAGTCCTAAACGTGGGTTCCGAGTGTCTAGATAGTTTTATATGGAAAATCATCGGGGATGCCCCTGTGAAAATTACAAAACTTGATGTTCCTGACGTTCATCGTGGGGAAAGTATGGTGGGTGCACGTTCGTTTTCGACAGGTATTTTAACTGATTTAGCAGAAGCATATTATGCTTTGCGTCCGTGGAATACAGCTTTCGGAGAAGAGGATTTTTACGATGGGTTGTTGATGCCAACAATTACAAGACCTCGAAATGTGCTAATGAAATAA
- a CDS encoding alpha/beta fold hydrolase has product MFTHREVIVKEVPIHVVEAGSISKPTVFFIHGWPTCWLEFEGVMNRLAEEYHVIAIDIPGIGDSVIPLQSYSKRNIAEYVRGIVDYMNLRDVTLVGCDAGGQVTYAFLKSFPDKLARAVIMNVAIPGVDPWNEVKSNPYIWHFAFHNVPELPEILISGKELPYFSFFYDVLAGKGKRMSDARRKSYVEAYSRLDALKAGFDLYRSFLEDEKDNAASKNVMVSTPVLYLRGSDEYTNIEKYLAGFRENGLLNINAKIIENCGHFSAEEQPEQIAIAIRDFIHNTLLR; this is encoded by the coding sequence TTGTTCACACACCGTGAAGTAATTGTCAAAGAGGTCCCGATCCATGTGGTCGAAGCCGGTTCCATATCAAAGCCGACAGTATTTTTTATCCACGGTTGGCCGACTTGCTGGCTTGAATTTGAAGGCGTGATGAATAGGCTTGCCGAAGAGTATCATGTTATCGCTATTGACATCCCCGGTATCGGGGATTCAGTAATTCCTTTGCAGTCATACAGCAAACGCAATATAGCCGAGTATGTTCGAGGGATTGTGGATTATATGAATTTGCGTGATGTCACTTTAGTCGGGTGTGATGCTGGAGGCCAGGTAACGTATGCTTTCTTAAAAAGCTTTCCTGACAAGCTTGCTCGCGCGGTGATTATGAATGTTGCCATTCCCGGTGTTGATCCGTGGAACGAGGTGAAAAGTAATCCTTACATCTGGCATTTTGCATTTCATAACGTACCTGAATTGCCAGAGATACTGATTTCAGGCAAAGAACTCCCTTATTTCTCCTTTTTCTATGATGTGTTAGCCGGAAAAGGCAAGAGAATGAGTGATGCCCGCAGGAAATCATATGTCGAAGCCTATTCCCGTTTAGACGCATTGAAAGCAGGGTTTGATTTATACAGAAGTTTCCTTGAGGATGAAAAGGATAATGCCGCGTCAAAAAATGTTATGGTGTCAACGCCGGTTCTTTACTTGCGAGGATCGGATGAATACACAAATATTGAAAAATACCTTGCCGGATTTAGAGAAAACGGACTGCTAAATATCAATGCCAAGATCATCGAAAATTGCGGACATTTTTCAGCGGAAGAACAGCCTGAACAAATTGCAATAGCAATAAGGGATTTTATTCATAATACCTTGTTACGCTAA
- a CDS encoding helix-turn-helix transcriptional regulator gives MQIDRLFGIIYLLLDKKRATSKELAEHFEVSVRTILRDIETLSAAGIPIYTLQGKGGGISILDHYVLNKTMLTEEEQHHVLFALQSLSSTDHIDVSGILSKLSTLFDKSSNSWIQIDFSHWANREPDHERFETLKEAIIRKQAISFSYLNPYGDITKRKAYPLKVIFKAKSWYLQGYCLSKEDYRTFKITRMQHIEILPESFADKQIQLPPIQFSADAAYSHIHLKMHFASQVAYRVYDEFNQKDIIRNEDGSLLVSARLPDDEWLYSFLLSFGTAVRILEPQYVNENLLQKIEEIKTIHTQPIP, from the coding sequence ATGCAGATTGATAGACTGTTTGGAATCATATATCTATTACTGGATAAGAAACGAGCAACCTCAAAAGAATTAGCGGAACATTTTGAGGTCTCTGTGAGAACGATACTGCGCGATATTGAGACTTTATCGGCGGCAGGTATTCCCATTTATACATTGCAGGGAAAGGGCGGAGGAATATCGATCCTTGATCATTATGTTTTGAATAAGACTATGCTTACCGAGGAAGAACAGCATCACGTTTTATTTGCACTACAAAGCTTGTCATCCACAGATCATATTGATGTCAGCGGTATTCTTTCGAAGCTCAGTACTCTATTTGATAAATCAAGTAATAGTTGGATTCAGATTGATTTCTCGCATTGGGCTAACCGGGAACCGGACCACGAAAGATTTGAAACGTTAAAAGAAGCAATAATCAGAAAGCAAGCCATCTCATTTTCCTATTTAAATCCCTACGGTGACATTACAAAAAGGAAAGCGTATCCGTTAAAAGTGATCTTTAAAGCGAAGTCATGGTATTTGCAGGGATATTGTCTTTCAAAAGAAGACTACAGAACTTTTAAAATCACCAGAATGCAACATATTGAGATATTGCCAGAAAGCTTTGCGGATAAACAAATTCAACTTCCACCCATTCAATTTTCGGCTGACGCGGCGTACTCCCATATTCATTTGAAAATGCATTTTGCTTCACAAGTGGCGTACAGAGTTTATGATGAATTTAATCAAAAGGACATTATCCGAAATGAAGATGGATCTCTTCTTGTATCCGCAAGATTGCCGGATGACGAATGGTTATATAGCTTTCTTCTTTCCTTTGGAACGGCTGTCCGCATTTTGGAACCGCAATATGTCAATGAAAATCTTCTTCAAAAAATAGAAGAAATAAAAACAATCCATACCCAACCTATACCATGA
- a CDS encoding IS110 family RNA-guided transposase, translating into MNPVVGLDVSKGESQVQAFLDKGQPYGKSFSISHTREGLDTFLHFLKNVESITSKQPPVVLESTGHYQTPITQFLEEQNYLYIVINPLISYQAKKSSLRKVKTDAIDAYHLCELYYKEELQPHKKRGLQLLNLRNLTRQHESLTDLCTQAKLQFHAILDQVFPEFRSVFGDLFSKVSLHILLEFPTSEEVLKARESELTERIAAICISRSNAWAKEKAKKIMDAASRNPFQKVVYESHLISLEMYIRIILQYQEHLSNLEHRIDALASEIEEYKIIQSIPGIGEKIAATIISEIGEIERFNHPKKLVAFAGIDPSVHSSGKFTATINRITKRGSSRLRHALYMAVLCGIRSSRNKKLKEFYDRKRDEGKPFKVTVVACANKLIHWIFTLLKRKETFLDLA; encoded by the coding sequence ATGAATCCAGTCGTTGGTCTGGATGTATCTAAAGGGGAAAGTCAAGTTCAAGCATTTTTAGACAAGGGTCAGCCATACGGAAAAAGCTTTAGCATTTCGCATACTCGCGAGGGACTAGATACTTTTCTTCACTTTCTCAAGAATGTAGAAAGTATAACTAGTAAACAACCTCCGGTTGTTTTGGAGTCAACTGGACATTATCAGACTCCAATTACTCAGTTTCTAGAAGAACAAAACTACTTATATATTGTGATAAACCCACTCATCTCTTATCAAGCGAAAAAATCAAGCTTACGCAAGGTCAAAACTGATGCAATCGATGCTTATCATTTATGTGAGCTGTATTACAAGGAGGAACTACAACCTCATAAGAAGAGAGGGTTACAGCTGTTAAACCTCCGTAATCTTACAAGACAGCACGAATCTCTAACCGATCTTTGCACGCAAGCAAAATTACAGTTCCATGCCATTTTAGACCAAGTATTCCCTGAGTTCAGAAGTGTATTTGGGGACTTGTTTTCAAAGGTATCCTTGCACATTTTACTAGAGTTCCCTACCTCGGAAGAGGTCTTAAAAGCTAGGGAATCTGAATTGACGGAACGAATCGCAGCTATATGTATCAGTCGTTCCAACGCTTGGGCCAAAGAAAAGGCGAAAAAAATAATGGATGCAGCAAGCCGCAATCCATTTCAAAAAGTTGTGTACGAAAGTCATTTGATTAGTCTTGAGATGTATATTCGTATCATTCTTCAATATCAAGAGCATCTGTCCAATTTAGAGCACCGAATTGATGCTCTCGCATCAGAAATTGAAGAATATAAGATTATCCAATCTATCCCTGGTATCGGAGAAAAAATCGCGGCAACGATTATCTCTGAAATTGGTGAGATAGAGCGGTTTAATCACCCTAAAAAACTTGTTGCCTTTGCCGGAATCGATCCCAGCGTGCATTCTTCTGGCAAGTTCACTGCAACAATTAATCGAATCACGAAAAGAGGTTCCAGCAGGCTGCGACATGCCTTATATATGGCTGTCCTATGCGGTATCAGGAGTTCACGCAATAAGAAACTAAAAGAGTTTTATGACAGAAAACGCGATGAAGGAAAGCCATTTAAAGTCACGGTCGTTGCTTGTGCGAACAAACTGATCCACTGGATTTTTACCCTCTTAAAGCGTAAAGAAACTTTCCTTGATCTTGCTTAA
- a CDS encoding stalk domain-containing protein, which produces MNKFKAAMLGILVVCLFAGGTAAFSKTVTEKISARFANIKLIVNGNVIQTKAEPFIYNGNVYAPVATVANALSIRQEWDNKTPAVRFSNGASSIPDAIAQQAKRTLPLPCDGSDPKGSAYYCSPDTEILTKGYVNLTGAGNQEFLVLYRYKSVEGIPFEAYLTLFRQINGKAVPVNTVELYKGESTAEPGDAVYDPGLKKVYMHRYEFKLITENNTTRFGKGELLEAAIVEVQNGKLVKTGQLAKK; this is translated from the coding sequence ATGAACAAATTCAAAGCGGCCATGCTGGGAATCTTGGTGGTTTGCCTGTTCGCTGGGGGGACCGCCGCATTTTCCAAAACAGTTACGGAAAAAATTTCGGCCCGGTTTGCCAACATCAAACTGATCGTCAACGGCAATGTGATCCAGACCAAAGCAGAACCGTTCATTTACAACGGCAACGTCTACGCCCCGGTAGCCACGGTGGCAAATGCGCTCTCGATACGCCAGGAATGGGACAACAAAACGCCAGCCGTTCGCTTTTCCAATGGAGCAAGCTCGATACCGGACGCCATCGCGCAGCAGGCAAAGCGAACCTTGCCTCTCCCCTGTGACGGATCCGATCCAAAAGGCAGTGCATACTACTGCTCTCCGGATACCGAAATTTTAACCAAAGGCTATGTCAATCTGACAGGAGCCGGCAACCAGGAGTTTCTCGTTCTGTACCGCTATAAGTCGGTCGAAGGCATTCCTTTTGAAGCGTACCTGACGCTCTTCCGCCAAATAAACGGAAAAGCGGTTCCGGTCAACACCGTCGAGCTGTACAAAGGAGAATCCACCGCCGAGCCGGGCGACGCCGTCTACGATCCGGGGCTAAAAAAAGTGTACATGCACCGGTACGAGTTCAAGCTGATCACAGAAAACAACACGACCCGCTTCGGCAAAGGCGAACTGCTGGAAGCCGCCATCGTGGAAGTGCAAAACGGTAAGCTAGTCAAAACTGGACAACTCGCCAAAAAATAA
- a CDS encoding LPXTG cell wall anchor domain-containing protein — protein sequence MKKISMLLLFLGIIVTFIGILPFIFAYPYCNSCANSGPSNFWELTLMLSYEGQGWYLIIGIVLLLLAMLSLFKRKRVQY from the coding sequence ATGAAAAAAATCTCTATGTTATTATTGTTTTTAGGAATAATAGTTACATTTATTGGGATACTGCCTTTTATATTTGCTTATCCGTACTGTAATAGTTGTGCCAATTCTGGTCCGTCAAACTTTTGGGAACTTACCTTGATGTTGTCTTACGAAGGTCAAGGCTGGTATTTGATTATTGGAATTGTGCTATTGCTATTAGCAATGCTGTCGCTTTTCAAGAGAAAAAGGGTACAATATTAG
- a CDS encoding DUF2642 domain-containing protein, with translation MQQLNQLMGKYIDVEISGRNQLTGVLIDAGLDIIVIYKDPDFVYITLTNVQHLELSSKQMDELATIPDVPIDQQTENISYRKVLDNAKGRFVEIYVTGNKSVHGYVTSIMNDYFLFYSPVYKSLFVSLDHVKWIIPSPPNVTPYSLAHQHFPVNPTAIPLSRTFAQQCNRLSGNLVVFDLGEDHNKIGLLETIEGNTIKLITANGKSLLWNLRHLKTIHLPGEA, from the coding sequence TTGCAACAACTGAATCAATTGATGGGGAAATATATAGATGTGGAGATTTCCGGAAGAAATCAGCTTACTGGGGTGCTTATTGACGCTGGATTAGATATCATCGTCATCTACAAAGACCCAGACTTTGTTTATATAACATTAACTAATGTCCAACATTTAGAACTAAGTTCCAAGCAAATGGATGAACTTGCAACTATCCCTGATGTACCAATCGATCAACAAACAGAAAATATCTCCTATCGAAAAGTACTGGATAATGCTAAAGGGCGATTCGTGGAAATTTACGTAACTGGCAACAAATCTGTCCACGGATATGTGACAAGTATCATGAATGATTACTTCCTATTCTATTCACCAGTCTATAAATCACTTTTCGTATCTCTTGATCATGTGAAATGGATCATACCGTCTCCACCTAATGTAACTCCCTACTCATTAGCGCATCAACATTTCCCTGTGAATCCAACTGCGATTCCGTTGTCCCGCACATTTGCGCAACAATGTAATAGGCTATCAGGCAACTTAGTGGTCTTTGATTTGGGCGAAGATCACAATAAAATTGGGCTACTTGAAACAATAGAGGGAAACACAATCAAATTGATAACAGCGAACGGGAAAAGCCTGCTATGGAATTTACGGCATTTGAAAACTATCCATCTGCCAGGAGAAGCTTAA
- a CDS encoding arsenic transporter, whose translation MIPLTILSFLCTIGFIFWRPNVNEAIPATVGAAVVLLSGSVTFSDLGVITSTIGGAAITIMATIVMAIVLESFGFFQWAAEIVVEKAKGSGIRLFWLVNLLCFLMTLFVNNDGSILITTPILLMLLRHMGLKNHQKIPYLLSGALVATASSAPIGVSNIVNLIALKIVNMTLYMHTAMMFIPATIGLLLMVTLLYFHFRKTLPRTVPTTVSGIWNSNAFNGKHPLKSEPLTIPKENRGKLMRNILIFVFSVRVGLFVASYLGIPVAIAAIFGSLVLLGWRWYRLKISPVDMLKKTPWYIIVFAFSMYVIIYGLHNIGLTQLLIQILQPIAHGSMLNASLMMGIMVSVLSDLFNNHPALMVGTITLTSMGLDPLTLKVAYLASIIGSDIGSLFLPIGTLASIMWMHIVKKGNVKITWGDYLKATWFIIPITVVFTLVILAYWVSWIF comes from the coding sequence ATGATCCCGCTTACCATCCTATCCTTCCTCTGTACCATTGGGTTTATCTTTTGGCGACCCAATGTAAATGAGGCAATTCCTGCAACGGTGGGTGCAGCTGTAGTGCTCTTGAGTGGAAGTGTAACCTTCTCCGATTTGGGGGTCATCACTAGCACAATAGGAGGAGCAGCCATCACTATCATGGCAACGATCGTCATGGCGATTGTGTTGGAGAGTTTTGGATTCTTTCAGTGGGCGGCTGAAATCGTAGTAGAAAAAGCAAAAGGATCGGGCATACGCCTTTTCTGGCTGGTAAACCTTCTGTGTTTCCTCATGACCCTGTTCGTCAATAATGATGGAAGTATCTTAATTACCACACCGATCCTGCTTATGTTACTCCGCCATATGGGTCTAAAAAATCATCAAAAAATCCCCTATCTTTTATCTGGTGCTTTAGTTGCCACAGCTTCCAGCGCACCTATAGGGGTTAGTAATATCGTAAATTTAATTGCTTTAAAAATCGTAAACATGACCCTTTATATGCACACGGCAATGATGTTCATTCCGGCTACCATCGGGTTGTTGCTTATGGTGACGTTGTTGTATTTCCACTTCCGCAAGACTTTGCCGCGCACCGTTCCTACCACCGTATCCGGAATATGGAACTCTAATGCCTTCAATGGAAAGCATCCATTGAAATCCGAACCTTTAACCATCCCCAAGGAAAATCGCGGTAAACTCATGCGCAATATCTTGATCTTTGTGTTTTCGGTGCGTGTCGGTTTGTTCGTCGCATCCTACTTGGGAATTCCCGTTGCCATCGCCGCTATTTTCGGCTCCCTAGTCCTGCTTGGTTGGCGTTGGTATCGTTTAAAGATTTCACCTGTGGATATGTTGAAAAAAACTCCATGGTATATCATTGTGTTTGCGTTCAGTATGTACGTGATTATCTATGGCTTGCACAACATTGGATTAACCCAATTGCTGATCCAGATCCTCCAACCCATTGCTCACGGAAGTATGCTGAATGCCAGTCTCATGATGGGGATTATGGTGTCCGTCCTCTCAGATTTATTTAACAATCACCCTGCCTTGATGGTCGGAACCATTACCTTAACGAGTATGGGTCTTGATCCACTCACACTTAAAGTAGCTTATCTTGCAAGTATCATCGGCAGCGACATAGGTTCCCTTTTCTTACCTATTGGAACGCTGGCGTCCATCATGTGGATGCATATCGTCAAAAAAGGCAATGTGAAAATCACTTGGGGCGATTACCTGAAGGCAACTTGGTTCATCATCCCGATCACTGTCGTGTTCACGCTAGTCATTCTGGCTTATTGGGTTTCGTGGATTTTCTAA